Proteins encoded by one window of Cuniculiplasma divulgatum:
- a CDS encoding MFS transporter, which yields MVEKKTLILISVFIGMLMSAIDTTIVILALPTLTDQLKAPFLDTIWVILIYLLVLAALTTQLGRLGDIYGRGRIFNIGFLIFIIGSAASGASPNVFFLIASRAFQGLGAVFLQGNSNAIIADHFEPMERGKAFGYTSMGWSIGGSLGIVLGGIITTFIGWRYIFYINVPVGLIGFVFALLYIKDNKRTETKIDYAGTLFLLTFLSLIAYGAVEIAGNGVTFSNVLLIVIGLILIVPFLLIERSVKDPVIVLKAFKNRVLSFSLLAATLQAIGYLSVLFILIMYLQGIRGFDPLDAALLLIPGYIISSLLAPKMGKLSDRIGPRTVSATGIFLMAGGVLVYLAMGISTSLYLVIIGSIVTGFGGSMFWPSNNAAVMSGAPRELYGSISGLLRTLSNIGTLFSYVIAISISALAVPRYVAFEVFLGKDKLEGGVSASFLGGVHAALLASFLILIVSGLAALVRGRKSDTHTNAREIRRTPDDSK from the coding sequence ATGGTTGAAAAAAAGACGCTTATACTGATCAGCGTATTCATTGGAATGCTAATGTCAGCAATAGACACGACAATTGTAATCCTCGCACTGCCAACCCTTACAGATCAATTAAAGGCTCCTTTTCTGGATACAATTTGGGTTATACTGATCTATCTTCTGGTACTGGCCGCACTTACAACACAGCTTGGAAGGCTAGGAGATATATATGGAAGAGGTAGGATCTTTAATATAGGATTCCTTATATTTATAATCGGTTCTGCCGCCTCTGGAGCTTCTCCAAATGTGTTTTTCCTCATTGCATCAAGAGCATTTCAGGGATTAGGTGCAGTTTTCCTTCAGGGAAATAGTAATGCAATAATTGCAGATCACTTTGAGCCAATGGAAAGGGGTAAGGCCTTTGGATACACATCTATGGGTTGGAGTATTGGTGGTTCCTTAGGAATAGTTCTGGGTGGAATAATAACCACATTTATTGGCTGGAGATATATTTTCTACATAAATGTGCCTGTAGGGTTAATAGGCTTCGTGTTCGCCCTACTGTATATTAAAGATAATAAGAGAACCGAAACCAAAATAGACTATGCTGGAACTTTGTTTCTACTTACATTTCTATCTTTGATCGCATACGGTGCCGTGGAAATAGCCGGAAATGGAGTAACATTTAGCAACGTATTACTCATTGTTATTGGTTTGATACTCATAGTTCCATTTTTACTTATTGAAAGATCTGTTAAGGATCCTGTAATAGTTTTAAAAGCCTTTAAAAATAGGGTATTATCTTTTTCTCTTCTTGCAGCAACTCTTCAGGCTATTGGGTATCTCTCAGTATTATTCATTCTTATAATGTATCTCCAGGGAATAAGAGGTTTTGATCCACTTGATGCAGCCCTCCTTTTAATACCTGGATATATAATATCGAGTCTACTGGCTCCTAAAATGGGAAAACTCTCTGACAGGATTGGTCCAAGAACTGTCTCTGCCACTGGAATATTTCTGATGGCTGGGGGAGTACTGGTTTATCTTGCAATGGGAATCAGTACATCTCTCTATCTTGTAATAATTGGATCAATAGTGACAGGCTTCGGAGGTTCAATGTTCTGGCCATCCAATAATGCTGCCGTAATGTCTGGTGCGCCCAGAGAACTTTACGGTTCAATTTCTGGGCTTTTGAGGACACTATCCAATATAGGAACTTTGTTTAGTTACGTAATAGCCATTTCCATATCAGCTCTGGCTGTCCCACGTTATGTTGCTTTTGAAGTTTTCCTTGGTAAGGACAAACTTGAAGGTGGCGTGTCTGCTTCATTTCTGGGTGGTGTACATGCTGCCTTGCTGGCAAGTTTTTTGATTTTGATAGTGTCTGGATTAGCCGCTCTTGTAAGGGGAAGAAAGTCTGATACTCATACAAATGCAAGGGAAATAAGAAGAACTCCAGATGACAGTAAGTGA